Proteins found in one Longimicrobium sp. genomic segment:
- a CDS encoding DedA family protein has translation MGGFIDRLIEWMQGLPEALVYVVIGAFAGLENFVPPVPADVIALTGGFLAGQGVVNPWMAFLIVWACNVGGALVIYAVGRKYGDAFFRTRAGRFLLQPKQMERLSGFYDKHGVKVIFISRFLPAFRAVVPIFAGTSGMSFWRAAVPIAVASAAWYGLIVYLGATAGENWEQIRASVEASGRYLAIAAAVLGAVVLWWWYRSRKESRE, from the coding sequence GTGGGTGGATTCATCGACCGGCTGATCGAGTGGATGCAGGGGCTTCCCGAGGCCCTGGTGTACGTGGTGATCGGCGCCTTCGCGGGGCTGGAGAACTTCGTTCCGCCCGTGCCGGCGGACGTCATCGCGCTCACCGGCGGGTTCCTGGCGGGGCAGGGGGTCGTGAACCCGTGGATGGCATTCCTGATCGTGTGGGCGTGCAACGTGGGCGGCGCGCTGGTGATCTACGCCGTCGGCAGGAAGTACGGCGACGCGTTCTTCCGGACACGCGCCGGACGCTTCCTGCTGCAGCCCAAGCAGATGGAGCGGCTGTCCGGCTTCTACGACAAGCACGGCGTGAAGGTGATCTTCATCAGCCGCTTTCTCCCGGCGTTTCGCGCTGTCGTCCCTATCTTCGCGGGCACCAGCGGGATGAGCTTCTGGCGCGCCGCCGTGCCCATCGCGGTGGCCAGCGCGGCGTGGTACGGGCTGATCGTATACCTGGGCGCCACCGCGGGCGAGAACTGGGAGCAGATCCGCGCCAGCGTGGAGGCGTCGGGCCGATACCTGGCCATCGCGGCGGCCGTCCTCGGCGCCGTCGTGCTCTGGTGGTGGTACCGCAGCCGCAAGGAATCGCGCGAGTGA